In Aestuariibaculum lutulentum, one DNA window encodes the following:
- a CDS encoding TonB-dependent receptor plug domain-containing protein, producing the protein MKKHIVLILGIIFSGMSFGQETHVITKKDTTLLNEIIVIGTQDLSNYRQEKTLSSIDDYLEKSNRITMIKRGNYAWEPALNNMTSERLNVTIDGMQIFGACTDKMDPITSYVDVSNLKQVAVHSGQEGTENGHNIGGAIDLQLPKSKFNHSGLRSSIDLGYETNGNYKTGGLELEYSTKKFYLNTDGIYRKSDNYDAGNNTEVLFSQFEKYNLSTQAGYKLSDNHSLDANIIYDKATDIGYPALPMDVSLAEAFITSLSHNYKSNLSYIKSWETKLYFNTITHIMDDSKRPDVPIRMDMPGWSDTYGFYSKLKIVENKHQLSFNINGFYNRSLAEMTMYPNDSNQPSMFMYTWPDIRTGYSGLFVKDNYTLNDSESINTSIRFGFHNNTIAKDEGVESLKIFYADLTNSKNRFLTSVASNYNLHKKNYHLSFGLGYGERAPSVSEGYGFFLYNSFDNFDYIGNPNMKNEKAFEANIKANYHTDNFKIGLESSYFLIKDYIIGEIDSSLSPMTIGANGVKLYTALDDASIFDVYLNTSYQLSQQFSVNSSIGYNYGTGSNGEPLPLIKPLSYLAEVTYTTSHFNTALQLEANGNQSNYSSFYGENETPSYGVLNLNFANMYYLKSTKLVLKYGVENILDTYYSTYANWNNIARQGRNFYINTSFVFN; encoded by the coding sequence ATGAAAAAACATATTGTTCTCATTTTGGGCATAATTTTCAGTGGTATGTCCTTTGGACAAGAAACACATGTCATTACAAAAAAAGATACCACGCTGTTAAATGAAATTATAGTTATTGGCACCCAAGACCTGAGTAATTACCGTCAAGAAAAAACCTTATCGAGTATTGACGATTACTTAGAAAAATCGAACAGAATAACCATGATAAAACGTGGTAACTACGCCTGGGAACCGGCTTTAAATAACATGACAAGCGAACGCCTGAATGTAACTATTGACGGGATGCAGATTTTTGGTGCATGCACCGATAAAATGGATCCAATAACTTCGTATGTAGATGTCTCAAATCTGAAACAAGTAGCTGTGCATTCAGGACAGGAAGGCACTGAAAATGGTCATAATATTGGTGGCGCTATCGATTTGCAATTACCGAAATCTAAATTTAATCATTCGGGATTAAGGTCAAGTATCGATTTAGGCTACGAAACCAATGGCAACTACAAAACCGGAGGTTTAGAACTGGAATATTCAACCAAAAAGTTTTACCTAAATACGGATGGTATTTACCGAAAATCTGATAATTACGACGCCGGAAATAATACCGAAGTTCTGTTTTCACAATTTGAAAAATACAATCTGTCGACTCAAGCGGGCTACAAACTATCGGACAACCACAGTCTGGATGCTAATATTATTTACGACAAAGCCACAGATATTGGCTACCCAGCGCTACCTATGGATGTATCGTTAGCCGAAGCTTTTATAACATCGTTATCGCATAATTACAAGAGCAACCTCAGCTACATAAAATCTTGGGAAACTAAACTGTATTTTAACACCATCACTCATATTATGGACGACTCTAAACGTCCTGATGTACCCATTCGTATGGATATGCCCGGATGGAGTGATACTTATGGTTTTTACAGTAAACTAAAAATAGTTGAAAATAAACATCAATTAAGTTTCAACATCAACGGATTCTACAACCGCTCCTTAGCCGAAATGACCATGTACCCGAACGACTCCAATCAACCGAGTATGTTTATGTATACCTGGCCAGACATTAGAACAGGTTACAGTGGTTTATTTGTTAAAGATAATTACACTTTAAATGATTCAGAATCGATAAACACATCTATTCGCTTCGGGTTTCACAATAACACTATTGCAAAAGATGAAGGCGTTGAAAGTTTAAAAATTTTCTATGCGGATTTAACCAATTCTAAAAACCGATTCTTAACGTCGGTGGCTTCAAATTACAATCTGCACAAGAAAAATTATCATCTATCTTTTGGCTTAGGTTATGGAGAGCGTGCACCTTCGGTTAGTGAAGGTTACGGGTTTTTCCTTTATAATAGTTTTGACAATTTCGATTATATTGGAAATCCGAATATGAAAAACGAAAAAGCTTTCGAAGCCAATATAAAAGCTAATTATCATACCGATAATTTTAAAATAGGCTTAGAATCTTCCTATTTTCTTATTAAGGATTATATTATTGGTGAAATCGATTCCAGCTTAAGCCCAATGACCATTGGTGCGAATGGCGTAAAATTATACACAGCTTTAGATGACGCTTCTATTTTCGATGTATATCTAAACACAAGTTACCAGTTGAGTCAGCAGTTTTCGGTAAATTCTTCAATTGGTTATAACTACGGAACAGGAAGTAACGGGGAACCGCTTCCGCTTATAAAACCATTATCCTATTTAGCTGAAGTAACCTATACAACGTCACACTTTAATACGGCTTTACAATTAGAAGCCAACGGAAACCAAAGTAATTACAGCAGTTTTTATGGAGAAAATGAAACACCTTCTTACGGTGTTCTGAATTTAAACTTTGCAAACATGTATTATTTAAAAAGCACCAAACTGGTTTTAAAATATGGTGTTGAAAACATTTTAGATACTTACTATTCAACCTACGCCAACTGGAATAATATAGCCAGACAAGGACGCAATTTTTATATTAACACATCTTTCGTTTTCAATTAA
- a CDS encoding TolC family protein, with protein MKQSLILLFSLLLSISMFSQEQSYSFSLEEAINFAIENNRTAINAAKDIDAAEKQKWETTATGLPQLSASVDYQNFLKQQVSLIPAEAFGGNPGEFEEVVFGTKQNMTATATITQKIFDGSYIVGLQSAKVYLDISKNAKQKTDLEIRKAVINAYGNVLLAEESLILLNKDRKILEDNVNDTSKMFENGLEEEESVEQLQITLSGLMSNLNKTERLKVLAYQMLNITLGIDINAKTTLSDKLEMLTAQNISLSLLSTEENVENNIDYKIAENSKVSQELLLKLEKSKAMPTLNAFLNGGYSGFSNSFNFLSKDQEWFGTSLFGVSLNIPIFSSLGRTAATARVKIDLEKAENDLKETEQQLKLQIASAKSEYQFAIEDYENKKLNLNLAERIESKNQTKFFEGIGSSFDLRQAQTQLYNAQQEFLQAMLDVINTKAELETILNTVQIN; from the coding sequence ATGAAACAAAGTCTTATACTATTATTTAGTCTATTGCTTTCTATATCGATGTTTTCACAAGAACAGTCGTATTCCTTTAGTTTAGAGGAAGCTATTAATTTTGCCATTGAAAACAATAGAACAGCCATAAACGCTGCTAAGGATATTGATGCTGCGGAAAAACAAAAATGGGAAACCACAGCTACCGGTTTGCCACAATTAAGCGCTTCCGTAGATTATCAAAATTTCTTAAAACAACAGGTCTCTTTAATTCCAGCAGAAGCTTTTGGAGGTAACCCTGGCGAGTTTGAAGAAGTTGTTTTTGGAACAAAACAAAACATGACAGCCACAGCAACCATCACTCAAAAAATATTTGACGGGTCGTATATTGTAGGTTTACAATCAGCTAAAGTATATTTAGATATTTCTAAAAATGCCAAACAAAAAACGGATTTAGAAATTAGAAAAGCCGTTATTAACGCTTACGGAAATGTGCTATTAGCAGAAGAAAGTTTAATACTTTTAAACAAAGACCGTAAAATTTTAGAGGATAATGTTAACGACACTTCTAAAATGTTTGAAAATGGTTTGGAAGAGGAAGAAAGTGTAGAGCAATTACAAATTACCCTTTCCGGCTTAATGAGTAATCTAAACAAAACAGAGCGTTTAAAGGTCTTAGCTTACCAAATGCTAAACATTACTTTAGGCATTGATATTAACGCTAAAACTACATTAAGTGACAAGCTGGAAATGCTAACGGCTCAAAACATTAGTTTATCGTTATTAAGCACTGAAGAAAATGTAGAAAACAACATTGATTATAAAATTGCTGAAAATTCAAAAGTGTCACAGGAATTACTTTTGAAATTAGAAAAAAGTAAAGCCATGCCAACACTTAACGCCTTTTTAAACGGCGGATATTCGGGATTTTCAAATAGTTTTAATTTTTTAAGTAAAGACCAGGAATGGTTTGGAACTTCGTTGTTTGGAGTAAGTTTAAACATTCCTATTTTTAGTTCTTTAGGAAGAACTGCTGCCACAGCGCGTGTAAAAATCGATCTTGAAAAAGCAGAAAACGATTTAAAGGAAACCGAACAACAATTAAAACTTCAAATCGCATCGGCTAAAAGTGAATACCAGTTCGCTATTGAAGATTATGAAAATAAAAAACTAAACCTAAATCTTGCCGAGCGTATTGAAAGTAAAAACCAAACCAAATTTTTTGAAGGTATTGGTTCAAGTTTCGATTTACGCCAGGCACAAACGCAGTTATACAACGCACAACAAGAGTTTCTTCAAGCCATGCTAGACGTTATTAACACCAAAGCAGAGTTAGAAACCATCCTAAATACAGTTCAAATAAATTAA
- a CDS encoding efflux RND transporter periplasmic adaptor subunit: MKQIYSLFIVSILLVSCGGEKKRNSVEKVLESNNLTTIRAKRAELVNDQETINSKIKLLDEAISKLDTVKHVPLITAFKAETEVFNHTLEIQGNVTTKNLLVITPEYNGILTNVYVKEGQKVSKGQLLAKIDDGGLSQQLAQLKIQADLAKTTFERQMRLWEQNIGSEIQYLQAKSTYESQEEAVSQLEQQIAKTTVRAPFSGTIDDVITEQGSVVAAGQTQLMRLVNLDDMYIETDIPERYIADVTKGKNVIVDFPILGTTIETKVRQAGDYINPNNRTFKVEVGIPNKDKSIKPNLTARLKINDYTNENALLIPQSIISENANGEQYVYVISDKNDKNIGVANRVIITTGKTQGDVIEVLSGIENGTEIVQEGARSVKDGQTVEIINY, from the coding sequence ATGAAACAGATATATTCATTATTCATCGTAAGTATTCTATTGGTCTCTTGTGGAGGCGAAAAGAAAAGAAACTCTGTTGAAAAAGTTTTAGAGAGCAACAACCTAACAACCATTCGTGCAAAACGTGCCGAGCTTGTTAACGATCAGGAAACTATAAATTCAAAAATTAAACTTTTAGACGAAGCTATTTCAAAATTAGACACGGTAAAACACGTCCCTCTAATTACAGCTTTTAAGGCCGAGACCGAAGTTTTTAATCATACATTAGAAATTCAAGGTAACGTGACTACTAAAAATTTATTAGTCATCACGCCAGAATATAACGGTATTTTAACTAACGTTTACGTTAAGGAAGGACAAAAAGTAAGCAAAGGGCAACTGTTAGCAAAAATTGATGATGGCGGTTTAAGTCAGCAATTAGCACAGCTTAAAATTCAAGCCGATTTGGCTAAGACCACTTTCGAACGCCAAATGCGTTTATGGGAACAAAACATTGGTAGTGAAATTCAGTATTTACAAGCTAAATCAACTTACGAATCTCAGGAAGAAGCGGTAAGCCAATTAGAGCAACAAATCGCAAAAACTACAGTAAGAGCACCATTCTCAGGAACTATTGACGATGTTATTACAGAACAGGGAAGTGTTGTAGCAGCCGGGCAAACGCAATTAATGCGTTTGGTTAACCTTGACGATATGTATATTGAAACCGATATTCCGGAACGTTATATTGCCGATGTTACCAAAGGTAAAAACGTTATTGTAGACTTTCCTATTTTAGGAACAACCATTGAGACTAAAGTACGTCAGGCCGGAGATTATATCAACCCAAACAACCGTACGTTTAAAGTGGAAGTTGGTATTCCAAATAAGGACAAGTCTATCAAGCCTAACTTAACGGCAAGACTAAAAATTAACGATTATACTAACGAAAACGCCTTATTAATTCCACAAAGTATCATTTCAGAGAATGCAAATGGCGAACAATATGTTTACGTTATCTCAGATAAAAACGATAAAAATATTGGCGTAGCAAACCGTGTTATTATTACTACCGGCAAAACACAAGGCGATGTTATTGAGGTTTTAAGTGGTATAGAGAACGGAACTGAAATTGTTCAGGAAGGTGCACGTAGCGTTAAAGACGGACAAACAGTTGAAATCATTAACTACTAA
- a CDS encoding TetR/AcrR family transcriptional regulator, translated as MKDDILKTAAELFLNYGFKSVTMDELANALGMSKKTLYQYFENKNDLVEATTLYMYHTIQTGINEIILQDKSPIEELYEIKRFVMKHLKDEKSSPQFQLQKYYPKIYADLMKKQSCVMGECVISNLDRGVQMGLYRDTINKEFISKIYFNSMMSLKDKELFPLNNFSMHTLMNNYLEYHLRGICTPKGLEHLTEYLNNNQS; from the coding sequence ATGAAAGATGATATTTTAAAAACAGCTGCAGAATTATTCTTAAACTATGGGTTTAAGAGTGTGACGATGGACGAACTTGCCAATGCCCTTGGCATGTCGAAAAAAACACTTTATCAATATTTCGAAAACAAAAACGATCTTGTAGAAGCCACTACCTTGTATATGTATCACACCATACAAACAGGTATTAATGAAATCATTCTGCAGGACAAATCACCGATTGAAGAACTTTACGAAATAAAGCGTTTTGTTATGAAGCATTTAAAAGATGAGAAATCATCACCTCAATTTCAGCTTCAAAAGTACTACCCGAAGATTTACGCCGATTTAATGAAAAAACAATCTTGCGTTATGGGTGAATGTGTGATTAGCAACTTAGATCGTGGTGTTCAAATGGGGTTATACCGAGACACCATTAATAAAGAGTTCATTTCGAAAATCTATTTCAACAGTATGATGTCTTTAAAGGATAAAGAACTATTTCCTTTAAATAATTTTTCGATGCACACCTTAATGAACAACTATTTGGAATATCATTTACGAGGTATATGCACCCCAAAAGGGCTAGAACATTTAACTGAATATTTAAACAACAATCAATCATAA
- a CDS encoding polyprenyl synthetase family protein, whose product MQNVLFYQDAVTSYLEGFTKEREPVSLYNPINYILQLGGKRLRPVLTLMTAEAFNVDYKKALDAALSIEVFHNFSLVHDDIMDDAPLRRGQETVHEKWDVNTGILSGDAMLIMAYQLFENYEPTVFQALAKLFSKTALEVCEGQQYDVDFEIRDDVTIPEYLKMIEYKTAVLVGAAMQMGAIVAKASEEDQKGIYEFGRNLGIAFQLQDDYLDAFGDPKTFGKQVGGDIIENKKTYLYIKAVEFASKENKLELQHLFSLSPSDPSDKIETAKNIFLSSGAAEATRAEIENYTNKAFEVLETLNISEKNKDILKAFGSSLMNRNV is encoded by the coding sequence ATGCAAAACGTACTATTTTATCAAGACGCTGTAACGTCGTACTTAGAAGGGTTTACTAAAGAAAGAGAACCTGTTTCTTTATACAATCCGATAAATTATATTTTACAATTGGGAGGCAAGCGTTTGCGTCCGGTGTTAACATTAATGACTGCTGAAGCCTTTAATGTTGATTATAAAAAGGCTTTAGACGCAGCTTTGAGTATTGAGGTGTTTCATAACTTCTCTTTGGTACACGACGATATTATGGACGATGCGCCCTTAAGACGCGGACAAGAAACAGTACATGAAAAATGGGATGTAAACACCGGGATTTTATCGGGCGATGCGATGCTGATTATGGCTTATCAGTTGTTCGAGAATTACGAACCAACGGTGTTTCAGGCTTTGGCAAAATTGTTTAGCAAAACGGCACTTGAGGTTTGTGAAGGTCAGCAGTACGATGTCGATTTCGAGATTCGCGATGATGTAACGATTCCGGAGTATTTAAAAATGATTGAATACAAAACAGCTGTTTTGGTTGGAGCAGCCATGCAAATGGGAGCCATTGTGGCAAAAGCTTCAGAAGAAGATCAAAAAGGGATTTACGAATTTGGAAGAAACCTTGGAATTGCCTTCCAGTTGCAGGATGATTATTTAGATGCGTTTGGCGACCCTAAAACCTTTGGAAAACAGGTAGGAGGTGATATAATTGAGAACAAAAAAACGTATTTGTATATTAAAGCGGTAGAGTTTGCTTCCAAAGAGAACAAGTTAGAATTGCAGCATTTATTTAGTTTAAGTCCGAGTGATCCTTCAGATAAAATAGAAACAGCAAAAAACATATTTTTGTCGAGTGGAGCTGCTGAAGCAACGAGAGCTGAAATTGAAAATTATACCAATAAAGCGTTTGAAGTATTAGAAACTTTGAATATTTCTGAAAAGAATAAGGACATATTAAAAGCATTTGGTTCAAGTTTAATGAATAGAAACGTATAA